The stretch of DNA GTCGATGCCGCTGCAACTGGCCACGCTGTTCATCATGACCATGTCGATGGAACACGACATGACGGTGCGCCAGTCCTTCATCCACACCGGCCTGTTCACGCTCGGCGCCGTGGCTTATCTGGCCTACGCCATGGGCATCTCGTGGATACTGCGTCACCGCATCAAGCAGCAGGTGCTGGCCGAAGCGCTGTTCGAACTGGCGGCCTACATCGACATCAAGGCCGACTTCTACGATACGCGCCACAACCTCACCGAACAATTCAATAAACTGATCCGCCATCAAAGCCTGCTGGCCGATCGTCAGCAAGCCTCGCGTGACCTGATCCTGCGTGCGCATAACAACGCCCGCGACGCCATTGTGGTGCAGGTCCACGTCTGCATGCTGGACCTGTATGAACTGATCCTGTCCACCCACACCGACTACGCGCTGCTGCGCGCGCACTTGGCCGACTCGCCGGTGATGACCACGCTGCACGACCTGGCCTACAAGGCCGCACGCGATATCGAATCGGTGGCCTACGACGTCACGCGCAAGAAGTCGTCCTATCCGGAGATCAGCTACGAGCCCGAGCTGGATGCGATCGAAGCGGAGCTGGCCGCCATCCAGCAGCGCATCGACGACGGCAAGCCGCAGCACGAAGCGCTGGCGGTGCTGCGCGCACAGCGCAACAAGATCCGCGCCATCATCAAGATGATCGGCGAACTGCATCAGGCCAGCCAGAAGGCCTACGACACCACGCCGTTCTGGGTCGATGCCGACATGGGGCCGTTCCTGTCGCAGCAGAAGTACGAATTCCGCATGATCCTGTCGCACCTGCGGCTCGATTCGCCGATCTTCCGCTTCTCGCTGCGGGTGGCGATGGCGATTGCGGTCGGCCTGGCGGTGGCGGCGCTGCTGCCGTATGCGGCACACAGCTACTGGATCGTGCTGACGATTGTGATCATCCTCAAGCCATCGTTCAGCATGACCAAGCAGCGCCGCAGCGACCGCATCATCGGCACCATCATCGGCTGCGTGATCACGGCGCTGGTCATCAAGTTCCTCAACTATCCGGCGCTGATTCTCGCCATCCTGGTGCTGTCGACGGTGGCCACGCCCACCTTCATTTACCTGCGGTACCGCTACGCGGCGATTGCGGTGTCGATCATGATCCTGCTGCAGATGCACCTGATCGCACCGGGCAACCATAACCTGATCATGGAGCGTCTGATCGACACCTTCATCGGCGCGGCGGTGGCAACGGTGTTCAGCTTCGTGCTGGCCAGCTGGGAGTACCAGACCTTGCCGCGCCTGGTGCGGGAAGTGCTGGCGGTTAACCTGCGCTACATGCAGGCCAGCTTCGATCTGCTGCAAGGCAAAGGCAAGGATGATTTCGCCTACCGCATTGAACGCAAACGCCTGATGGACAGCCTGGCCATGCTCAGTTCCGCGCTGGTGCGCATGCTCGACGAACCGTCCAGCAAGCAGCGCGCGGTGGAGGATATCAACCTGTTCATCGTGCAGAATTACCTGCTGGTGGCGCACGTGGCGGCGCTGCGCGCGATCCTGCGCCGGCATACCAGGGAGCTGCCGGCGGAACCGGTCAACGCCATGCTGGCCGACAGCCATGACCAGGTGGTAGAGACGCTCACGCGCGCGCTCGATCCGCACAAGGCCGACCAGGCGCCGTTGATGACGCCAATCGCTGCCGATACCAGCAGCGTGCCGTGGTCCGGCTGGCCGCTGGTCCAGCGCCGCATCCGGCTGCTGCAAGCGGACGCCGTCAAAATCATCGTCCACCGCGAAGCCATCCTGCGAGACATCGCCTAGCGCACCTGCTAGTATGGGCGGATGAACATCTCCGCCTTCACCACCCGCGACCTGCTGTCCGCCCTCCTGGTCGTTATCATCTGGGGCACCAACTTTGTCGCGATGAAGGTCGGTCTGCGCGACCTGACGCCGTTCCAGTTGGGCGCCGCGCGTTATGTCTTCGCCATCCTGCCGCTGATCTTCTTCGTGCGCCCGCCCAAGCTGGCGCCCAAGTGGGTGATCGCCTATGGCTTGAGCCAGGGCGTGGGGCAATTCGGACTGCTGTTCCTGTCGCTCAAGGTCGGCATGTCGGCCTCGTTGGCCTCGGTGATTTTGCAGACGCAGGTCTTCTTCACCGCCATCTTCAGCTTCATGCTGCTGAAAGAGCACACCAGCCGCGCGCTGATGGCCGGGCTGCTGCTGGCGGCCGTGGGCCTGGGCTGCTTCGCCACCAGCGCCATGCAATCGGGCCACGCCATCGACATCACGCCAGGCGGCTTCGTGCTATGCCTGGCCGGTGCCGCGATGTGGGCCGTGTCGAATATCGTTGTGCGCCGCGCGCAGAAGGCCACGCCCAACTTTGACGTCATCAGTTTTATCGTCTGGTGCGGCGCGGTGCCGATTATTCCCTTCGTGCTGCTGTCGTTGGCGTTTGACGCTCCTTCCACCCGCTGGATCTGGATGGCTGCGCCGCCGGTCACCTGGGTGGCGGTCGCGTACATCGGCTGGATTTCCACCATCGCCGGCTACGCGATGTGGACCCGTTTGCTGAAGCGCCATCCGGTCAACCGCGTGGCGCCGTTCAGTTTGGGCGTACCGGTGGTGGGCATCGCCTCCGGCATGCTGATGCTCGGCGATACCATCGGCGCGTGGCAGTGGGCCGGCACCGCCTTGATTGTCGCGGCGCTGGTCTGCACCATGTTCGGCGGCCGCTGGCTGGACCGCCAGGCCTGATCAGCCGGCGAAGCAGACGCGGTTGCGGCCCGTCTCCTTGGCGCGGTACAGCAGTGCATCGGCCTTTTGCAGCATCGCTTCCGCCGTGCCGGCCGCCAGGTCGGCGTACACGCCCATGCTCATGGTCACCTTCAGTTCCGGATGCACCTGATGCCACGGGAAGGCCTCGATCATCGCGCGCAGCTTGTCGCACAGTGCGGCGGCCTGCGGCAGTTCAGTCTCCGGAAACGCGATGACGAATTCCTCGCCGCCATAGCGCGCCACCAGATCGCTCAGGCGCATATGGCTGCGCAGGATCTCACCGACCTGGCGCAGCACCGTGTCGCCGGTGGCGTGCGAGAACTGGTCGTTGATCTTCTTGAAGAAATCGATATCGCCGATCACCACGCTGAGCGGCCGCTTGTGGCGCACCGCGTGGCTGAACAAGGTACAAGCCTGTTCATCGAAATGGCGGCGGTTATGCAGCTTAGTCAGCGCGTCGCGCACGCTCAGCTCGCGCATCTGCTCCGCCTGCGCCAGAATGGTCTGGTGCGATTCGCTCAACTCCTCGTGCGTGCGCGCCAGCTTTTCACTCATGGCGTTGAATGCGGCAGCCAGTTCGGCCACTTCGTCCTTGCCCTCGACCGGCACCCGCTGCAACAGCGATCCGCCATGCATGGCGCGCACCGCGCCGGTTAGATGGCCCAGCGTGCGGCCCAGTCCACGGCTGAGCAGCACGCCGAGCACCAGCGCCAGCACCGCCGCGCCGCTGACACCAAACCAGAGCGCATCGCGCATTGCCGCCAGATATTGCAGTTCCTGCCTGCTCGGCGTGATCACGCCTTCCGGCGACACATACGCCACCACGCGGCCGTGCACCTCGACTGCCCGCGCATCCTTGCGCGCCGCCTCCGACAGCAGTTCGCCATGCTTGTAGACGCCGGCGCCGAGCAGCACGCGGTAATCCTGGTCGGCCAGAATGAAGTGATACGGCGGCTCGCCGCGATGCTCCGGCCGGCCCTCGCCGGGCGGCGGTGGCGGACGCTCGCGGTCATCCGCCGGCGGCGGCGGACGATCCCCGGCGGACGGCCTGCGGCTCTGCATGAAGGCGTCGAACCCTTCCTTGCCGTGATTGGCCTCCCAGCTGCCATATTGCGCCAGATAGGCGGTGACGGACTCATGAAAATGCTCGGCCGCTCGCTCGCGCCGCATGCCGTCGACCTTCTTGGTCATGCCGGCATAGGCCAGGCCGCCTACCATCGCCACGGCAGCCAGTCCGGTCAACAGCAACGCCAGCATGAATTTCGTGCGCAGAGACATTCCCACCCCATCAGATTATTGCTAAAAGGACAGTAATCATACCTGAAGGCAGCGGCTACACAAAAAAATTACACTACTTCAACTTACTCCAAAGCACCACCTCTTCATAGGGAAAATCCCAAGTTATATACATTGCTTATGGCTCGTATCATAAATCGAAAGTTTTCTTATTACTGAAATGCGCGCATACTGCAACGCAACAAACGAATATTGATGGAGTTTCCGATGAGCGCAATGACCTACACCACGACCAATGACACTGGCTACTTCGCCAATGTTGCCACCGCAGTACGCCAGCTGTTCGCAGCCGTGTTCGCCGTACAACCGGGTATGTCGCAGCGCAACAAAGAAGAAACCATCTGGTGGCTCACTCGCATGGCGAATGACTGCGAGCGCCACTCCCCTAGCCTGTCCGCCGAGCTGCGCTTCTTCGCATCGCGCGGTTAATCGAATTCACTCAAGGAGAAATACTATGCTGACCATTATCGAAAACCTGCCTGCTGCAATCGCTCTGTCCGGCCTGGTGCTGCGCCTGTACCTGGGCAACAAGCCTGAAAACAACAGCGCTGAATAAGTTACACCGTCAAAATGGCAAAAGCCCCGGCACGCGCAAGCGGCCGGGGCTTTTTAATTGGCTACCGTATTACTGACGGTTGAGGCGCGAGTTGCGCATGCCGTACAGGAAGTAGGTCAGCACCGTGGCGGTGATCCAGATACCGAAGATGGTGTAGGTCGTCATCGACAGGCCAAACATCAGGTACAGGCAGGCCGCGATGCTCAGGCCCGGCACCAGGTAAGGACCACCCGGCACGCGGAAGCCTTTGACGGCCGATGGGCCTTCCTTGCGACGCATCACCGGCACCGCCACCGACACCACGCTGAACGCCGTCAGCGTACCCATGCTGACCATATCCCACAGGAAGGTCGCATCGACAAAACCGGCCACCAGGCCCACCACGATGCAGACGATCAGCGTGTTGTGCACCGGCGAACCGGTGCGCGGGCTGACTTTCTGGAACGCCGGTGAAATCAGGCCATCCTTGGAAATCGCGTACAGGATGCGGGTCTGGCCGTAGATGGTCACCAGCGTTACGCTGAATACCGAAATCACGGCGCCCGCCGCCAGCACCAGCGCCGGCCAGGTCTTGCCGGTGACGTTTTGCAGGATCACGGCCAGGCCGGCTTCCTGCCCGGCGAACTTGGCCGCCGGCTGCGCGCCCATCGCGGCCACCGCCACCAGCATGTAGAACACGGTCACAATCACCAGCGCGGACAGGATGCCGATCGGCACATTACGGGTAGGATTGCGCACTTCTTCGCCGGCAGTGGCCACAGTGTCCAGGCCGATGAAGGAGAAGAACACGGTCGCCGCCGCCGCCGTCACGCCGGCCATGCCGGTGGTGTGCACGCCGCCGTCCGGGCTGAAGAACGGGTGGAAGTTGTTGATGTCGAAACCGCTGAAGGCGATCACCACGAAGAAGATCAGGATCGCCAGCTTGATCATCACCATGATGGCGTTGGTGGTGGCCGATTCCTTGGCGCCGCGGATCAGCAGCAGGCAGCACAGGCACACCAGGATGATCGGCGGCAAATTGATGTGGCCGCCATGCACTTCGATCCCGTGCGCGGTCGAGACGATGGTCGGCGAGCGCAGCATCTCTGGAATATGCCAGCCGATCGCGTTATTCAGGAAATTATTCAAGTAGTCCGACCAGCCGATCGCCACCGCGCTGGCGGCCAGGCCATATTCCAGCAGCAAACAGGCGGCCATGATGAAGGCCAGGAACTCACCCACGGTGGCGTAAGCGAACGAATACGACGAGCCGGAGGCCGGAATGCGGAACGACAGCTCGGCATAGCACAGCGCGGTCAGGCCGGCGGTAATGGCGGCGATCAGGAACGACAGGATGACGGATGGGCCAGCCTTGGGTACGGCCTCAACCATCGTAAAGAAGATGCCGGTGCCGATCGTGGCGCCGACACCGATCATCGTCAGGGGGAACAGGCCTACAGAGCGGTGCAAACTGTTGCTGCTGCTTGGGTCTTCTGCTTTTTGATGGTTGACCAGCTTGGTACGGGTCAGTTTCTGGACCAGCGTTTGGTTCACAGGCTATCCTTGTGGGAGATGATGTCGGGGCAAAAACACAGCGATTATAGGGCTTTCCGTCCGGCTCCCCTACAGGTATTTTGTGCCACAAATACAACTTTGACCCTTACGCCATATGGCCTGCGTTACAAGTGCTTACTTTTGATACAGGGGCATGTATAGATTGCAAACAGGCGATGGCTTACTCTTGAGGCAAGTGTTACTCAAAGCCAAGAAGGAGAGCCAGCCATGCCGATTCAAAAGATCCCTACCGTATCTCGCCGCATCCATCCCGCCGCCGTGACCGGCGCCGCCATGGTCCTGCTTGGCCTGGCCATTACCCTGACGGCGCTGATCATCCACCACTAAGCGAAAGCGCCCAGATAGTCGAGCTTGCCGATCTTGACACCCTGATTGCGCAGGATGTCGTGCGCGGTGGCGACATGGAAGTAGAAATTGGGCAGCGCGAAGGTCAGCAGGTAGCTGGCGCCGGTAAAGTCCGGGAAGCCGCCGAAATTGAGGCGGATAGTGCGTTCTTCGCTGTCGGCGAACTGCTCCGGCGTCACGCTTTCCAGGAAGGCGATGGTGTTGGCGATCCGCTGTTGCAGCTGATCGAATGACGTTTCGTTATCTTCAAACTTAGGCGCCGGCACGCCGGTCAGGCGTTCCACCGTCATCTTCGACGTATCGCTGGCGCGCTGCACCTGGCCCGTCAGCGGCAACATATCATCGGCCAGCCGCGCCGAAATCATCGCATCCGGTACCGAGCCCTGCTGCTCGACGTGTGCTTCCGCCTTCTTCAGCAACGCCGACAACACTTTCAACCCGCGCACGAACGCGGGCACCGTCAATTGATCCATCGATAGCGCCATCATCATCTCCCCGAAAGAAAACTCCGAGTGTAGCGCAACGGCTTGAAGGCTGCCGGCGGTCAGGCCAATGCGTCGATGTTATTGCCGATCTGGCTGGTATTGCTGGCGGCGGCGGCTTTGCTGGCTTGCGCGATGTCGTAGACCAGTTGCTCTTGCTGGGTCACGGTGCCGTCTTCGTTCTTGTCGGCTGCGTCGTAGGTTTTGGTGGCGCTGCTGCTGCCACCGGCCGCGCTGGCGCCACCTGCGCCGCCAGCGCCTTTTGCGCCGCCGGCGCCGCTGACGCCACTCGCGCCCTGCGAGCCGCCCTCACCGCCGCCCTGCGGACGCGGCGGTTTGAAGTCGCCGCTCTTGATGGCCGAGGTCAGGTCATCCTTGGTGATCGAGCCGGTGCCTTCTTTGTCGATGGCGTCGAACTGCTTGGTGGCGTCGTCGGACGAGACGCCTTTGGATTCCAGGCCCTTGACGAACTCGTCTTTGCTGACCGAACCGTCGGTGTCGGCATCCATATCGTCGAACATCTTGGTCGCCAGACGCGCTGCGCCTTTGGCTGGATCGAAAGTTGGGGCGGTGGTGGTGCTGCTGGAAACGCTGCTGATTGCTGTGCTCATGGTTCTTACTCCGTGGTTAAGGACGCTATTCTATTAACGAACTAAACCATGTATCCATGACCCCGCAGAGTGTAAAGACGGGTAAAGATCAATCGACGCGCACCACCATCAGCCCTGCCCGCAAGCCGACACGCACATCGGGATTGGGGAATACCACCAGTTCTTCCGCATGCTGCACGGTGTAGACGGTGTCGCCATCACGCGCAATCTCTTCTCCTTGTTTCATGGCGGTGAAGTTATGCGTCTCTTTGCCGAACGCCATCTGGAACTGGTCGCTCAACTTGATGATCTGGCGCGCGGTATTGAAGATGTGCGGCCGCTGCGTGCCGTCACGCCTGGCCGCGCCGCGCAGCAGGTCATCGAGCGCCTGCGATGCGTCCTTGAACTGCGCCAGGTCATTCTGACCCAGCGTGCCGATGCGGCCCAGTTCAATGGTGGTGCCGGCCGCCGCATGGTGCTCGGCCGAGTAGTAGCTGTAAGTACCCACCGAGGCCGGGTTCATGATGATGGCGCCGATACCCGCAAGTCCCAGCCAGTCGATCAGTTGCGCGCGCGGTTGATCGGCAATCAATTCCGGCACGATGGCGAAGGTGGGATAAACGGATGGCCGGATCGCGGTATGCAGGTCGAGATGCCAGCGCGCCGGGCCGGCGTTCTGGAAGAACGCGGTGGTGGCGGCGATCATCACGTCGGCGCGTGCAGCTTCCGCCGTGCCTTCCAGCGTGCCGCGCTTTTCGCGGAACATGCGATTCAGGTCCGCGTCGATGAAGCGCTTGCCGGCGCGGATGGCGCCGATATTACCGACGCAAAGCATCAGGTCCACCGCCAGCGCGGACGGCTGATGCGACAGGGCGTCCAGCAAGTAAGCCACGACTTCGATCGGTCCGGTCTCGTCGCCGTGCACGCCGACGGAGATCAGCACCGCCGGGCGGACCGCACCACCGGCCGCGCGGATCGTGATGATGCCGTCGGCCGGCTCGGCGACCACAAAGCCGGCCGCCGTAAAGCGCGGCGCGATGGCGCTGAAATCCGCCTCCGCCAGCGCGCGCACCGCAGCAGGCAACTGCTGCGGCAACGCTGCCGGCGAATGTGCTTGCGAAACGCTCATCGTCTTACGCCGCCTGTGCCGTGACGCTGGCGTTGACCGCCTCGGACAAAGCCCACACATCCAGCATCGCCTGTTCCAGATCCGTCGCCACCGAATAGCCGGACAAGCCCAGCGTGTTGGCGACCACCTCCACCGCCTCCAGCGCCGAATGGCCGCCGGTGGCATGCTTGAGCACCTGCGACAGCAGGCGTTGCTGCGTGCGGCGCAGCGCGTTTTGCGCGTAGCTGCGCAACTGTTCCTGCGAACGGCTGGTGGCCGGCAGTTTCAGGCCGCGTTCCAGCGTGTCGATGCCGACCTGCGCGCGCAGCGCCAGGCCCACATGCAGGAAGGCCGGCAAGTCCATGCCCGCCGGACGTTGCACCGACAGCGCCGCAAACACAAACGCCGCCACGGCTTCCAGCGCATCCACCGCCATCCAGGCGCGCACAAATTCTGCGCGCAGGCCGGCGGTCAGTTCCGCTTCCGACTGGCCGCTGACAGGGGTGAGCTGCGCCAGCGTTTCCGGATTGGCGAACAGGCCGGTCAACTCGCCGACACCATTGCGCAACTGCTCGACAGGCACCGACAGCGCGCCTTCGATCACCGCCTTCTGCAGTACGCGGGTGTGCGCATCGACCTTGATCGACACCGCGCGCGGGATCTTCAGCGCATCTTCATCCAGCGTATCGAAGATCGGCGCCAGGTTCAGCGCGGACCATGCCTGGCCCCACGCAAGGATTACATCCGCTTCATCCACGCCATGTTCGCCCGCCAGTTGACGCAGCATCAGCGGACCGCAACGGTTGACCGATTCATTCGCCAGCACGGTGGCCAGGATGGCGTTGGCCAGCGGGTGCGCCAATGCTGGACGGGTAGCCACCAGCAGATCCGGGAAGTACGGTTTGAGCACCGATTCGGCCCAGCTGTTCTCGGTCAGCGGCAGCGCCGACAGAATTCGTTTGTAGCGGTTCTTGACGTTGGCGATGACCACCGCTAGTTCCGGCGTGGTCAGGCCCCGGCCATCGGCCTTGCGGCGCGCCAGTTCAGCCACCGACGGCAACTGCTCCAGCTCACGCGACAGCGCGCCCTCTTCTTCCAGAGACGCGATCAGCGCGGCGTAACCGTCCTGCACATCCGGATCGACCTGCGCCTGCAACTCGCGCACCAGCAACTGCGTTTGCAGCGTGTTGTCGCGCAGGACCAGGCGCTCGATGTCGTCGGTCATCTCGTTCAGCGTGCGGTTGCGGTCTGCTTCGCTCAACTGGCCGGCGTTCATTTCCACGTCCAGCCACATCTTTGCGTTCACTTCATGGTCGGAGCAATCCACGCCGGCCGAGTTGTCGATCGCATCAGTGAAGATGCGGCCACCGGACAGCGCAAACTCGATACGGCCAGCCTGCGTCGCACCCAGGTTGCCGCCTTCGGTGACGACTTTGCAGCGCAGCTGATTGCCGTCGACACGGATGTTGTCGTTGGCGCGGTCCTTGACCTGCGCGTGCGATTCGGTCGAGGCCTTGATATAGGTGCCGATGCCGCCGTTGTAGAACAGGTCCACCGGCGCCAGCAGGATGCGGTGCATCAGTTCTTCCGGCGCCAGTGCGGTTTCTTCGATATCCAGCACGGCGCGGATTTCCGGCGACAGCTCGATCGAACGCGCGTTACGCGGGAATACACCGCCGCCCTTCGAGATCAGTTCCTTGTTGTAGTCTTCCCACGAGGAGCGCGGCAACGCAAACATGCGCTCACGCTCGACGAACGATGCTTCCATGTCCGGATTCGGATCAAGGAAGATATGACGGTGATCGAACGCCGCCACGATCTTCAGCTTGCGCGACAACAGCGCGCCGTTGCCGAACACGTCGCCCGACATATCGCCCACGCCGACCATGGTCACCGGCGACACGTGAATGTCGTGGTCCATTTCGTAGAAGTGGCGCTTGACCGCTTCAAACGCGCCCTTGGCGGTAATGCCCATCTTCTTGTGGTCGTAGCCGTTGGAGCCGCCCGACGCAAACGCGTCGCCCAGCCAGAAACCGCGCTGCACGGCGATGCCGTTGGCGATGTCGGAGAAGGTCGCGGTGCCTTTATCGGCCGCCACCACCAGGTAAGGATCGTTAGGGTCGTAGACCACGGTATCGGCCGGCGGCACGATGTTACCCAGCACGCGGTTGTCGGTCACTTCCAGCAGGCTGGCGATGAACAGGCGATACACTGCCTCGCCTTCCGCCGCGATGGTTTCGCGCACGGCGTCTTTCGGCATCTGCTTGCAGACAAAGCCTCCCTTGGCGCCGGCCGGTACGATGACGGCGTTCTTCACCATCTGCGCCTTGACCAGGCCGAGGACTTCGGTGCGGTAGTCTTCCATGCGGTCCGACCAGCGCAAGCCACCACGGGCGACCGGGCCGCCGCGCAGGTGCACGCCTTCGAAGCGGCGCGAGAACACGAAGATCTCGCGGAACGGACGCGGTTCCGGCACCAGCAGCAGGTTACTGGTGTCGAATTTGAAGATAATCTTGTCGCCCTGCTGATCGTTCTGGAAGTAATTGGTGCGCAGCGTGGCGCTGATCAGCGTCGCCATCGCGCCCAGCACTTCTTCGCTGTCGGCGTGATTGATGGCCGGCAGACGGCTCTTGATGTCGGCAACCTTGTCCAGCGCAGCGGCGCGCGTGGCTTCGTCGTTGGCAGGATTAAAGCGCTGCAGGAAGGCGTCCACCAGTTCCTTGACGATGGCCGGCTGCTTGCGCAGCGTCTCGGCCATGTAGCGCACCGAGAAGCGCGGGCTGGCCTGGCGCCAGTAGCTCATGTAGGCGCGCACCAGCTGCACTTCGCGCACGCTCAGGCCACCTTCGACCACCAGGCCATTCAGACGGCCGTCTTCGGCCGCATCGTTGAACAGCGCGGCGAACAGCTCTTCCGCCACCGGCACGATTTCCGGCTTGGACAGCTTGGCGGCGCTGTCGGCATCCACCGACAGGCTGGTGACGAAATGGCGCTCGCCGTTCACGCGCAGCGAGTGCGCCTGCTCGCGGTCGATGGTCACGCCGGCGTTATGCAGCGCTGGCAGGATGGTCGACAGCGACGGCACGCGGTCGACCGAATACAGGCGAATGCTGGTGTGGCCGTTGTCGGCATCCACGCGCACGCTAACGCGCGAAGGATCGGTGTTGCGCAGGATCGCGCCCAGATCGTGGAAGGCGGCGGACGGCGTGGTGGTGGCGACGTAGTCAGTCGGCAGCGTCGCGCACATTTTGCGCAGGCTGGCGCGCAGCGGCACGTCGGTGACGGCGTCGGCCAGCACGGAGAACTGGTCGTGCCAGCCATCCATCACAGCCAGCAGCGGTTGCTGGATGTCGGTTTCCAGATCCAGCGGATAGCGCGCGCCATGCGCGATCAGGTAGACGCGGGCCAGCGGGCCATCGGCCACCAGCGTCTGCGAGCTGACATGGTTGGCGCCGGAACTGGCCTGCAGTGCTTTGGCCAGTGCCGAACCAACGCTTGCGCTGTAACGCTCGCGCGGCAGGTAGACCAGCACATTCAGGTGACGCGCATAGACGTCGCGGCGGGCGAACACTTTGGCGCGCGGCTGTTTGTACAGCGAGACCACGGCGCCGCAGACTTCGGCCAGCCATTCCGGATCGGCTTCCAGCGCTTCGGTGCGCGGCAGCGATTCGAGGATCTCGACGAACTTCTCGGCGCGGAAGCCTTCCTGGCGCACGCCGGCGATGCTCAGCACGCGCGCCACGCGGCCACGCGCGAACGGCAAACGGTTCAGCGGCGTCGAGGTGGCGGCGCGGGTGAACAGGCCCACGAAGCAGTATTCGCCGAGGATCGCGCCTTGCGCGTCGGTGCGGCGCACGCCGATGAAGTCCAGCTGCTGGTCGCGGTGCAGCGTGCCTTCCACGTCGGCCTTGACGATGGACAGCGTGTGGCCGCGCTTGGACAGCGTATCGAAATCGCCAGGGATATTGGCCAGGCAGGTACCGTACACCGGATGCGAAGTATCCTGCAGCACGCCGATGCGGCTAGGGATGTCGCGCTCCAGTTCACGCACGCCCGGCTTGACGGCGTAGTAAGCGTAGCCGAACGGCTCGAAGCCTTCGGTCTTGGCCCATTCCAGGAAGGCGGCGACTTCCTTGCCTTCTTCACCATGCGCTGCGGCTTCCGCA from Duganella dendranthematis encodes:
- a CDS encoding DUF1993 domain-containing protein, which codes for MALSMDQLTVPAFVRGLKVLSALLKKAEAHVEQQGSVPDAMISARLADDMLPLTGQVQRASDTSKMTVERLTGVPAPKFEDNETSFDQLQQRIANTIAFLESVTPEQFADSEERTIRLNFGGFPDFTGASYLLTFALPNFYFHVATAHDILRNQGVKIGKLDYLGAFA
- a CDS encoding GGDEF domain-containing protein codes for the protein MSLRTKFMLALLLTGLAAVAMVGGLAYAGMTKKVDGMRRERAAEHFHESVTAYLAQYGSWEANHGKEGFDAFMQSRRPSAGDRPPPPADDRERPPPPPGEGRPEHRGEPPYHFILADQDYRVLLGAGVYKHGELLSEAARKDARAVEVHGRVVAYVSPEGVITPSRQELQYLAAMRDALWFGVSGAAVLALVLGVLLSRGLGRTLGHLTGAVRAMHGGSLLQRVPVEGKDEVAELAAAFNAMSEKLARTHEELSESHQTILAQAEQMRELSVRDALTKLHNRRHFDEQACTLFSHAVRHKRPLSVVIGDIDFFKKINDQFSHATGDTVLRQVGEILRSHMRLSDLVARYGGEEFVIAFPETELPQAAALCDKLRAMIEAFPWHQVHPELKVTMSMGVYADLAAGTAEAMLQKADALLYRAKETGRNRVCFAG
- a CDS encoding APC family permease translates to MNQTLVQKLTRTKLVNHQKAEDPSSSNSLHRSVGLFPLTMIGVGATIGTGIFFTMVEAVPKAGPSVILSFLIAAITAGLTALCYAELSFRIPASGSSYSFAYATVGEFLAFIMAACLLLEYGLAASAVAIGWSDYLNNFLNNAIGWHIPEMLRSPTIVSTAHGIEVHGGHINLPPIILVCLCCLLLIRGAKESATTNAIMVMIKLAILIFFVVIAFSGFDINNFHPFFSPDGGVHTTGMAGVTAAAATVFFSFIGLDTVATAGEEVRNPTRNVPIGILSALVIVTVFYMLVAVAAMGAQPAAKFAGQEAGLAVILQNVTGKTWPALVLAAGAVISVFSVTLVTIYGQTRILYAISKDGLISPAFQKVSPRTGSPVHNTLIVCIVVGLVAGFVDATFLWDMVSMGTLTAFSVVSVAVPVMRRKEGPSAVKGFRVPGGPYLVPGLSIAACLYLMFGLSMTTYTIFGIWITATVLTYFLYGMRNSRLNRQ
- a CDS encoding FUSC family protein, with translation MHYALNLRTFFYSHYFYLGLRFAAGLVGVTLITLQFADMATAMTVCIGALCTALMDMPSPLRHKFNEMSASVLLCSAVTLLISLCAPLHWLLMIMLVVVSFGACMMVVYGKKSMPLQLATLFIMTMSMEHDMTVRQSFIHTGLFTLGAVAYLAYAMGISWILRHRIKQQVLAEALFELAAYIDIKADFYDTRHNLTEQFNKLIRHQSLLADRQQASRDLILRAHNNARDAIVVQVHVCMLDLYELILSTHTDYALLRAHLADSPVMTTLHDLAYKAARDIESVAYDVTRKKSSYPEISYEPELDAIEAELAAIQQRIDDGKPQHEALAVLRAQRNKIRAIIKMIGELHQASQKAYDTTPFWVDADMGPFLSQQKYEFRMILSHLRLDSPIFRFSLRVAMAIAVGLAVAALLPYAAHSYWIVLTIVIILKPSFSMTKQRRSDRIIGTIIGCVITALVIKFLNYPALILAILVLSTVATPTFIYLRYRYAAIAVSIMILLQMHLIAPGNHNLIMERLIDTFIGAAVATVFSFVLASWEYQTLPRLVREVLAVNLRYMQASFDLLQGKGKDDFAYRIERKRLMDSLAMLSSALVRMLDEPSSKQRAVEDINLFIVQNYLLVAHVAALRAILRRHTRELPAEPVNAMLADSHDQVVETLTRALDPHKADQAPLMTPIAADTSSVPWSGWPLVQRRIRLLQADAVKIIVHREAILRDIA
- a CDS encoding EF-hand domain-containing protein; protein product: MSTAISSVSSSTTTAPTFDPAKGAARLATKMFDDMDADTDGSVSKDEFVKGLESKGVSSDDATKQFDAIDKEGTGSITKDDLTSAIKSGDFKPPRPQGGGEGGSQGASGVSGAGGAKGAGGAGGASAAGGSSSATKTYDAADKNEDGTVTQQEQLVYDIAQASKAAAASNTSQIGNNIDALA
- a CDS encoding succinylglutamate desuccinylase, with amino-acid sequence MSVSQAHSPAALPQQLPAAVRALAEADFSAIAPRFTAAGFVVAEPADGIITIRAAGGAVRPAVLISVGVHGDETGPIEVVAYLLDALSHQPSALAVDLMLCVGNIGAIRAGKRFIDADLNRMFREKRGTLEGTAEAARADVMIAATTAFFQNAGPARWHLDLHTAIRPSVYPTFAIVPELIADQPRAQLIDWLGLAGIGAIIMNPASVGTYSYYSAEHHAAAGTTIELGRIGTLGQNDLAQFKDASQALDDLLRGAARRDGTQRPHIFNTARQIIKLSDQFQMAFGKETHNFTAMKQGEEIARDGDTVYTVQHAEELVVFPNPDVRVGLRAGLMVVRVD
- a CDS encoding EamA family transporter, producing MNISAFTTRDLLSALLVVIIWGTNFVAMKVGLRDLTPFQLGAARYVFAILPLIFFVRPPKLAPKWVIAYGLSQGVGQFGLLFLSLKVGMSASLASVILQTQVFFTAIFSFMLLKEHTSRALMAGLLLAAVGLGCFATSAMQSGHAIDITPGGFVLCLAGAAMWAVSNIVVRRAQKATPNFDVISFIVWCGAVPIIPFVLLSLAFDAPSTRWIWMAAPPVTWVAVAYIGWISTIAGYAMWTRLLKRHPVNRVAPFSLGVPVVGIASGMLMLGDTIGAWQWAGTALIVAALVCTMFGGRWLDRQA